The nucleotide window ATGAAACTTATTAATGAATGTCGATAATTATTTAAATCAGCTGAACCAATTGATAATCGATGGTggcattcatttatttttctagaatattgacatttttagaaTTATTAAAATGGAGTTTAACCACGGACTCGACGATGTAGAAGAATATGTGAACGGTTCATTTacgatgaaaattgaaaaaattccaaaaacgtCATTACAACTTAGGCTGATATTTCCCCTTCAATTTCCAACCATGCAATAAGACGTACGTGTAACTTTGATGCTGAAGACAGTGAGTGAAGTCAATTCAGCTGTAAAGAGTCACCATACCGTAAATACGGACTTACGGTTacaaccgattttttttttttttttttttttttttttttgtattattcctggtatcaaaattttgatgcgGGAAAATGTTTAGCTtattcttgatattttcactGACTAACCGCATTCTAAATACTAACGGTGGAAAACAAGCAAATTACAAAGAATTCGGTGAAATATTCTGAGTAGGTGTAAAGTTGAGATTTTTCGCActcataaaatttgaatgatctcaatatttttttttctttatctcaaacataaaatcaacaaatttttaccacaattaaaTATTTCACTTGTTCAGAAACGAAACCGCCttttcttacatgaaaaatcGGGTCTTTTTTCTTTACCTATAAGTATGTGGAACAAACTTTACCCACataaaatgttttctttaaaaagaaaaaaaaagaatatttataTTCATGGTTTTACATTTTACAGAGCTCCTGTCGAGTGACAGCTCTGACATGAATGGAACAAGTCATTACAGTTGGAGCGATTCTGCGCAGTCAGACCCTATATCTTTGAAGGTAAGTCTCAAGTAATTAAGTAATCAAGCCAACAATTTAACTAAGATTACTTTCCTTTCGGTGAAAAGAAACCGCGCACTAAAAGAAACACATCATTCTCATTTGAAGTACCAACATTCTTTCCTTTATTATAAGTTAAACATCAGATGTAGgtgcatggccggatttacctacttgccgcccttgGGCCACCTGTTTGTCgaccccttctcattcgttttgaaacatcgatacaaaccatcaagtgaacgtccCGGAgtaggaggggtgcataaaacgcgtttacttgtgtagggcacattttttgtgaaagccttgtcaacactagcaaaagttcacggaactttgcgcgaaagttaagttccgtaaacctatctctgtgtggacaaggcctttcatttacaAGAATTGAGCGAAAtagttatgaaaaaataaacatggatgtggtttaataattttaaattccgCCGACCGAACTGTGTTTGGcgtagtgcttgaagtatcccttcagtcatgtaggcgctatgcatttcacgcgccgaccgctcctgaccgcactacgtttgacgcaatgcatgaggtatccatgcagtcttgtaggcgctaatatgtggcGCGGCGCGCCAACggctcctccttttcatctcaagtcgtCGTCATCAtcgctctctgcgccgcgccgctccgggccaaatcgcgtgtttggtttctctctcaaccagaccaatgaaaggtgctgtctcttgtatcacaaaaagacgaacaaattagaagtTACTGTACTTCTCAGGAAGTGAGAGACttggtcaccttttctcgtttgtaatttttttctggatccGATTTTTGGTGACATCtacctttgaaaaaattgcaaaatttgccgccataggtTGCGGCCCATCTGGCCACcccttaaatccggccctgtgtagatggagggttttttttttttttttgatctaGCTACTTATAGCCTACCTGTTTTTATAATCAGAGTGAATCGGTTTCTCATGCGGGGGTTTCCGTTTTTCAGGTTGAAGAACACATTGAAGAAGTGACTACGAGATATAGCTCTGatgatgaggaaaaatcagactTCGACAATTTCTTATCGAATTTGAACTTCTTGAAAGGGCAGCGTGCTCCGTGCCCTGAATTAGGTTGTGATATAGTGGATGGTAAGTGTAATTTGAGCTTGCTTCTTACATTTTCTCTGAATTATTTAAACTGTTGGAACGACCAACTCCTACAAGAAAAATAACAGCGCTACCCTTGCATAAAATTACACGATACTCAGTGCCCTTAAACGTGTTGGGACGAATTCCAATGACTTAGTAAAGCGTGTGGACACATAATTTATCTTTTGGATTTCAAGCGTTACACACACAAGACTAAtatcaaaaaataaaggaaatatGGAAGAGGAAGAAACATGAATTTTCCAGTTTTGACAATTCACCAATTCGTTCGagtattcattcagttttttgaTATTTCATTCTCTATCTCTTCAAAATGAAGCAATGCCCtaagtaaaattgaaatttagttcGTGTAAAAAtcgttattaattttttgttttgttaggtAGCCAGTGCTATCGAGTAAAGGAAATTGCTAACTcacattaacataaaaatgaagtaatttttttgtaaagtgtgactaatttttttgtaatttgtgaCTAATAataaatacttcattttttagttaatgtgaattaacaatttaattttgatccATAGCACTTGCTAcctgacacaaaaaaagtaCACTTAGTACTGCCACCATAATGTTGTACATCAACGCTCTCGATAATACGTTCAAACCCACTAACAagcgatgaacccaatgtcacCGCCAAACTTCTGAAACTCTTTGCCTCCCTTTAATTTAAAAGTCTAAAGTTTTGTAAATACacccatcttccaaattcttagtaaagacgttaatagcctgagatgCTGAATGTTTCTAAATAacttaactaactaactaattgTTTTGATACCTCCAAGGTTTCTCAAATTATTATCATCACTATGAACTTTCTGACcacctaaattttcatttttgtcacgGTTCGTTCTAGCTTTCTTTtgggccgattttcataatttatgcGGTTAGCGACGGGTGGTACTTcgaaaggcctagatacacacggcgattaatcgccgcgaaggaaagacgaaagccaatggagagccttgatttcgatatatcgccgtcaatggatcgaaatcaaggctctccattcgCTTTCGTCTTTCACGCGCAGCGATTAATCgtcgtgtgtatctaggcctttagatGAGCCCACttaattcagattttgaaaacttgactCACGATAAGGCCTCGCGAAGGGTGCGAAGCAACCTTCGGTGGttaggccgcgtagcggccagggggcgtccCCTGGTATATTTTTGTGAAGCTAATCGAATGATATGTTATTTTTTAGCGGGTGCTGCATCCTCCTCGGATGATGACTGGTCGGAGAACGATAGCACAGATGGTTTGGACATAGTTAATCCAGTGGACTCATGGGAAGAAAACTGGTTGTTCCAACGCAGAAGATTAGCAAAAAACAATTCATGTCATCAGCCTGTGCCAGTCCCGATGTTGGTGCCGAACCCAGCTCTCGAGTACAGAGCGCTAATTGGGGATGTCGATGCTGATGAGATGTCAGACTTATCTGAATGCAGTGACTCTGTTTTGGAACAACTGATTGATGAACCAAGTGAGTTTCTTACCATCGATCATGGTGACGATCTAAGTtcaagagtccctttatactgagagtcaagacaacaccccctcatggagtcacaaatgggaataaagattacagaaattgaacgttttttgtaatctttgatcggcccattctcaaattcctttctccgtttcttctctcattccgtttgttccttgccaaacccgtaattccctggtccattccagattataatctttgcaatcggtgaaaatgtaatgttTAATGTAatgttcccgtttgtgacaccgtgaaggcctaaaatacgggaaccaatcgaaaatggattcacattgtcttgactctcagtataaagggactctaagttcAACCTAATTTACTAGTCACAATTTTCGCTGGAAAGGTGGACAAAGCATGAAAAATGGTCCTCATGACGTCGCACCTCTAACGAAAGAGCGTGCCTCTACTTCTACATGAGCCCTGgcaagcatagagttatacggagaatagggctcatgttgaaactgagacacgcccttacgtcagaggggcgacgatgaTTAAGCCATGCAGCACATCGAGTTTCTTTTCGCTTCTGATAGTAAAAACCTCCCGTTTAGTGTGCAGAGCAGAGAGTATGTATGCGCGCAGTTTGCTGACGTAACAAAAGGGCTACAAATACAGTTATCGCACGAGcgtcatttcaatttttgagaactGCACGAAGAAAATGCCGCGAAAATGATAGGAAGAAtcgtttaaaaatttagaaatgtcCACAATTTGTATCTTTCAAGTTTCATCGAGCGAATTATATGATTTGGGAATAAAAATATATCAAATATTTTGGGAAAGACTCGGGAGATAGTGATGAGCCGAACAACAAACACAGGTCTCAAATTTTGCTCTGTGAAGGATAAcaattgatgaataaaataaaaaggaagggttttaaaaactgcaagagaaatatttttctgcgatgctccgagaaaaataaaaccaattttATAGACAGGAGGCGAGACTGAATTACTTACTCCCCAAGAAGAACAGATTGGAACACATTCGATTACATTGTAAAATGACTGCTTGCATCGGATTGTTGTGTGTGTTGCCTATCTTCTTgttgaaggggctcctcttaTGATAATTTATTGCAATAACATTGAAATTAGTtgcaatttgacgtatttctgtcaaacggaactaaacgccaatttgagttccttttgaggaatttagaatgccgtatagcgcgttctgtcagacggaactaagcgccatggaaaaacattgcgagtataggaccgaatgagcccgacgcccggttccgccgccaatccaagcctccctctaccttcctcccccgatggcgcttagttccgtttgacagaaataagtccaattttcTTTGTATCGCAAATTGACGATCATTCTAATACATGGAGCTCATTAGGTGATAGTTTAAAGTCAGActttttatactttattttttgtatgaagcTCACAGCGTGACAGTCTCTCAATTTATGTTGACCCACAGCTTAAGGAAGACGAGGTCTCTtaataaaatgtattatttttctcTCCCCAGGCTACAGAAGTCCTAATACCCAGAGTGCTCCTCCTGAGACTGATGAGATAGAGAGTACAACTAGTAATTTCATCAGTATAGAGCAAACTGTTAACATCACAATGAACGCTAAACCGACAGAAAGCTCTGAGACAACAACAGGAAACAGTGAAAAACAACACGAAGTATCAGAAGTGATGACTAAAGATAGTGTTCCGAACGAAAGCAGTAACACAAAGAAAGccacaaagttgaaaaattctgCTTACTCCTTGTCAAGAAGCTCACATTCAAGTTCTGAGAGTGATGATGAAGACTCACCATCAGGTGGAGATATAGTACAAGCGAAAAATGAGAATGTGTTATTATCACAACATGATTCTGGTAGGTCGGCCACATTGATTTTTTAAGTCTTTGATTATTCTTATCTTTCTCTTTGTTTGTGCAATTTTAGGTTGATTGCTAGTTTATAGCTCGACATAGGGGTGagcaaaaaaaagttcaattcgCCAAATGAGGTCTAATGAAAGTCAGTGACGAAAAGAAAAAGGTAATGCCTCCAGTTACCATATGCAATAAGACGACCCTACATTCAACATAACGAGCAAAAAAATGCAACTATGTCATAATTCCTcatttcctccccccccccctttttttttgaaaagaggaaaaaaaacttgtatcATTTCATCTTGCGCCAGTATGTAGGTAATATTCGCTATCTGCTCCACTAAATTCATATACTGAACATGTATACATTACCTACGTCATcaaaggagagagagaaaattgttcTTCTCTAAAAGAGACTTTTACTGATTTCAGAGGATGAATCCATAGATGCTGAAATGCAGCAACGCGATAGTGAATACACGGTCGCAACTGTCGCACAGACACATCCTGTACCTGATTCCAAGTAAGTGCTAGTTTTTTAGTTTTCCCATTCCTTGAGCAAGAAGGAAGCACCTCATGGCTTCGGTAGGTACATTTATAGTGATAGTGATGACAAGGAAAGGCAAAGATATTCACTTTTAGCagtcaaaaaaaggaaatcgcTAGAATTTGTGTATTGTTACAATCACTTGCCGATGTCAATGTTAAGACAGGACTCCGAACGTTGAGTTACTAAACAAATCAAGTGTATCTGGAgtttaattgaaaatattttttacttgaaattttattttcctattCTTCCACCCCTTTCAAAGGATAGGCAcacatttgaaaacatttttttaaaacactttAGGAAAAGCaaggagattttttttaaaaaaatgtttctgtttttggaagtcgtaaaaaaatttagaatgcGTACTCGTGGGACACTTGATAGAAGATTAGTTTCGAAGAACGCTTAAACTTTCATATTGCTCCGGAATTTGACAACTTTTCCATTTCGATGTTTTTAGATTCGGTGGATTAAAGAATGACGTACAGTCGTCCACAAAAAGTCGAGATGAAGACTCTAGTGATGAAGGTCCGACTCCTCGGCCAGGTAATATCTTGgttttaaatttcattatttttcagtaTGTCTGAGTGACAAGatttggcaagaaaaaaaaataataatgtttaGGATTCTGACCTTCAAAATATACAGAAGTGCATATTAAGAGACATCAATTGCATAGGTAATGGTTGTAGGAAAGTCAGAATTCTGTTCGTCGAAAGTCTGGATCCACTGGGGATCTTCGAAATCTAAAAGACGTATTTACAGAGGCTGAGGACTGGCATTTTGGGAGCCCTTAAATTTTAGGATTTGGGGCCCCTAATGACCAGCATCCGGGCTTTTCCGGCCCCTGGGcgctaatccggccctgaactaATTAATAGGCACTGGTAAAGAGCCTTGGCGCTCCTCCCTGTACTAAAACGTGTGAGTTTTCATATTCAATCCCATTTTGATTGTCCCAATCACATTTTTAAGAACCAACATCTAATAAACTTACTAAGTAACTACCTAGAAATTCATTCATAatgatgattttaaaattaaatttacattttttaaactttgaaatttttcgaaaacacTTCAACATCATACGTAAACAGAAAGGGAAACGCTAttatatcagtggcgtggcgtgaattgcgatatatcgattgttatgccatttaaacggatggaaaaggatcgataaacagggtgttcgcaccgaacaccttaataatcgattctttaccataggtttaaatttcataataatcgataaatcgcaactcacgccacgccactgtattaTATAGGTTTAATAATAAGGAATGCCAGAGAGCAGGAGGAGTAAAAAGCCCTATTTTGGGATAATATTGGGATGACAGTTTGATTGGCATCTACACAAGCATTTTGAATCTGATCGGTAAGTATGCACTCAATCTCcatattttaaaacattcaCGTGCCTATTCAATAATATATGTgtgcctctttttttttctttttcaggaaCCATTGCTGAGCGAGAACATAAGAAGTGGGAGAAGGCAGTTCCGTTAGCTAATAATCCATACTCtaaagaaaacattgacaaaagaCTTAAGAGTAATTTCATTCTCAGTAATCGAGCGAACTGTGATACACCCCTGTAAGTAAATTGAAGTTATTTTACACCATAAAAATGTACATACTGACAAAAATTGGTGACTGAAAAGTTGcatcaaaaaattcaacttcGAGGTATGTTTTCAGAATTCTTGAGGACTCAGCATTCAGAGAAATACTACGAAGTATTTGCTTCTTTAAAAACCAAAAGCTTTAGTGGCCATTTCTTTTCCGATCTTAACCTAAACACCAGGTATCTTAGCTTTAGAGAAAAAACTTAATAGATTTTCGACAATGTTGTTTCAATatcaaacttaaaattaaaaatagacaCCTGCAAAACTTATTTTGACCGTGACAACTCATTGAAAATTCCTTGTCATTTTTGTATTTACGTTCCATTATTTTCTTGTGTTACTCTTTACAGTTCACTGATGTTATGAATTTGTTACCTTTTCAGGGAATTCATCTCAGAACAAACCATTCACGTAGGCAGCAATTTACCTGACATGAAAAGGTAATTTATATAATTTTAACTACAATACGAATACATCAGCTGCCCTCTCCTCTTCACTGTAATTTTGATCAGTACCTCTGGGCGTTTAATtctttgagtaaaaaaaaaaatagcgtgTTAAAACAAAGAATGATTACTCTATTCTTTACAGAATATGCTTCAGAATCTTTTTGAGTGTGGTGTTGAAAGTTCAGTATTTGAAGCttctaaaacattaaaaaaataccgaGAAAAAGCTTCTGGGAGAAGTTAATCTGAGAGTAAATCAATAGAATTATCCTATGACATAAGTAGCCACAAGTTCAATTTCCACtgtgttttttgtttattttgtttgCAGATACAGCAGAGACTTTTACATTAACACTGACGAAGATCAAAATGAGGTAAGTCAtttaagaaaacatttttatggCGATTTAGAGAAATCCATTGTGCATTCTGATATCGATCACTTAGCTTTTCGTGCTCAGCATTCCACACCGCACTTCACGAAGAACCCAATGTTTGACGATAGTGACCTGGACTCGCTGCCGCTGAGAGAAAACAGATCATCGCCATCaagtaaaaatgtaaatagTTTGGAGTCAGGATACGCCAGTTCCGCAGATTCGGTGAGTGGCGAACGATTAGCTCTTCCTAAACCGGTGGTTGTTGAAACGCATTTCGAAACTTTGAGGAGCTTACGGCAGAACAACACTCTCTCACTGCGCTCgcataaaaaacgaaaaatgttcCACAATTACGGCAGCTTGCGACTCTTCAAatccccctctttaaattggTGATATTTTCATGAAACGCTTCAGTGCCCAGTATTGATCACAGCAGGAAATGATCGCTTCCAAATGACAACGGTATTTATCTTGAAAATTATACATATTACGCAAAATTACTAAAAGATGGATACCAGGATGTAAGCTCTCAGATGCGAGTATCATTatgtttttgcaaatttcacttttttagaCCCATCTTGAACGGAAAAAGAATTCAAAAACTGACGTAAGGACCGATGCAATTTCACATTTTAGTGATGGATATCAAAAATGAAAGGTGAAATTGTGTAACTGGTGTACCAAAATATGACCCATTTAATTCACCGATTTATGTACAGATAATACCAATTTACACCGAGTTATAACTGTTTCcatgattttgaaacttgaGGGATGTTACACTTTAGAAACGAGTTGTGCTCAGAAAGATATAAGTGCAAATAATGGTTTTATGAcattgaaaaatcaagtaatttCGGTATACAATTAAAAATGAGAGCATATCAGTgatgaattattttcaatttaaagtaCGAAAAGTCTGAAAGACTAGATAAAGCAGTCATTGAACCTGTTTTGACCAATATTGTGAGGTTATACTAGCTATTgataattatatttaattgttcATTAAAATAGTCGTGTAATttattgaacatttttccttttttctttgtaCATTTGTGAGGGATGATGCTGCAGTGAAACGCGGGTGCTCTATACTCTTTGGTAAAAAGTCTTTGGTGCGTTAGTCAAAGCTTGATTTTACTATATGGAAATTTAAGTACATAAGCAAATTCTACACCCAGGAGCAGTTAATATACTGGTGTTTTTCACTGAATTATTCACAATATCAAGCTttaactgcatttaattttgtaaatttgttaCCTTCTGCCATAAATTACACAATACCCATACTTCATTCATTGCATTGAGCATGCgtataatttaaaattgtttgtttgtACAAATGTACCTGTGATTGCTCaagtattttaaacattttcttcagaaaTCAAAACTAGATTTCTTGAACTgtcaattgcaaatattattacAAAAAATCGCCATCTTACAATTTCCCGTCGGTATTTTTAGGGAAATGCTAATTTTCTTTTCTACATTCCCCTGATATATTTTACAAGGATCTTGGAAGACAATTAgccagtttttaaaattttgtgtaaaaattcaATCGCAGTAGTGTTTCTCAAGGAGGATTTTTAAAAGAGCTTTCAAAGTAGATTGATAAAATCTTGATTGCCAGATCCACTGCTCTCTTCTAGTAAGCATTCTAAACAAAAACTTGAGAAACACTGGCTTTAAGTCACGCGTTGGAGAGGTTATAATGACTTTTATGTCTCAGAAAAATTGTATACACAATGTAGTTTTAGGGAGAAAAGCAAAATAATTGACAATCTTTCATGCTCAAGGGATGAACGCTAACAATACATTTaagttacttttattttttacgcttAATGAATTTAATTTAGTTAAGAGAATATTGTTACTTTCTGTTAACCCACCTAggtcaaaaatttgagatttcaCTCAAGTTCATTACGCAAGTTACTTTTACAGTGTTacagttacattttttttttgttaaaatgtgATACCATGCTCATTCAGACAATGAATATTTGAGAAACTAAACATTAgggttcttttttttattattattaaagttACCCTCTGTTGTGATCATAATTATAAAATTGAGGATAAAAATAATTAGGTATATTATGATCAGTCTTAGTGCGCAcagtttgaaaagaaaaaaagaatcagcATTCTTTCAACATGATTGAAGATATGAAGTGTGTGATTTGattacttacaaaaaaaagCTAAGCTTCGACTTTTTGCAGCAATAGAGGAAGTTGACCATGACAAAATGGGAACTTTAAGCCAAtaaggaaaaattgaagaaaatttctcttTAATAGCTTTTAAAAGTCATGAAAACCTCAATTTTATTCCAGACAGTCAATTTAAAATGCAGAGGCTGCGCCAATCTAGCATGTGTAAGAAGACTGTATAAAATGGAACATGAgacttcctcaaaaataaacattaaatcttcaaaatttttaaaaattaaacatcaattAACTCAGTTTTTATAGTGATGAAATCAGAGGATCCTACCACATAAGTTACCAGTTGCAACCCTCTAGATTTACGTTCTTGATTTTACGAATGTTACCGTtatttttcgttaaaataaaattgtttttattccaTTCTTTCTTCGTTATCTATTTctatctttcatttctttcctgACGCTATGCTTGAATCACATTTGTAAATAgatatattcattttttagactttttcggTCAACACAATTGAAAGAAAtctattttcccttaaaaatgatTACTCTCTTTAGATTGATGCGCATTCTGATGTGCATTCTTCGTGCGAGGGAGGATCAAAGTTCTCAATCAGCCGATATTTCTTATGTCAAAACTTTACTTCTGTGGGTGAATCAGCAAGCTACGATgtaaatactttcttttttacgCTATAAATCTGCTTGAATTTGGACATGGGTGCGAAAACTTTGCGAGCAAAATGACTTGAATCTGCACGGAATAGAGATACTGGGTTTTGATTACCTATTATATATTGGGAAGAACAAATACTTTTGTAGTAAGACACGAAGtgaataaaacaaataaatacacCCAGCTTCACATGGCAGCCAACAACTCAGAATCAGTCTGTGCGTTAAGCATGAGTTTAATACATCTTtgggattttttctttttctttttttgtacatttAGAGAAAAGTGTTCGAAATAAATAAACATTAGGTAATTTGATGCTCTGGGACTGTAATGGGTACTTAATAGATTATCAAACACGATTTaaacaattaattaattgtTATACTTGTAAAGATCATTGTGAAATAAGATTGGTTGCAGACAACATCACGGCCCTGAAACGGTTAAGACAATGTtatcttctctttttttaataaaaaaggtTGACCATTTTTGCCCAAACATTTCTGTCATACTTTCACAAATTCCACACCTAGCTTATCCAGGAAATTTCACCTCTTTTTAGCACTCTGTAGAAATGATATATTTTTAGGCGCAAATAAAGGTTATAAAACCTGACGAACTTAGAAATATGGTCTTGCATTGCTTTGAAACTCTACCTACTTTTTCTGCCCTTTCCTAGAATCAATATAAGATAAGATATTCAAATTGATCATTTAAGAAGAATTCAATATTGTAATATAAAATAGACCCTGCACATTTGTAGAtactttttgtaaaattttaaatgcagcTGTCCTGATGATTCTTCCTTGTCTATTTACTTTCGGTTTCATCAATATCAACTTCACTCTATAGAAGAATGAGTATCTACTCTATGCATGACAAGTCTGAAAAGTCAGGCACTCTTTTGTCATCTTTAAAAGCAGGATACCGATGGTCAAGGTCGGAGACTACGTACCTGAATtgagatgtttcaaaatttctgctcttatttcattttttcaaaatgaagcaggctaactttatagcttgaaataaatacagaatattttgctgagaggagaaaaattaggggcgtttttaagaaattacgttgattagcattccaaagaagaaaaaattatgacagcaattttgcaacgttgcaaaaggagatacgtggttctgcaATTTGTCCATCGATACGTAACTACTTACTGCATTATCTATTTTCAGTTGATACGAtaaaaaaagtttgatagtttaaaattttaagagtccATCAGCATAATTATAGTGATAGGACTGGATGAATTGATGTTGTTGTTAATTGATGTAAGGGATTGATTTTTTCATTCTCCTCCGTAAAAAGTCACGACAAACTATTCTTCAAACTGATAAAAGCTTAATTTTCTGGTCATACTTAAGTAATTAAAATAGCGCCCGATAAAACTGAGAAAACAATCTGTGTTTTTTAACTTCATTGATTTAATTTCCTTCTTGTCTTATTCCCATTTAGAGAACATCAAATCCGGAGTCAAAGAATCCAATGCCCGAAAGGAGAATTTCTCAAGAGACAAAAACTTGTGAAGGCTCACAACAGGTATGAAATACAACTTCTGTCAATACACATTATCTTATATTGCTCAGGCTTTTACAGTGATGtctcctttttttgctttttgtcAGGAACTTTAATCCTTTAATGCCCAAGACTTTTACTATACACAAAGTTCCAAGTCGGGTCAAGCTGACCCGTACATGAGTATTACTCTAAGTCTAAGGAGAGAAAtactcttttaaaattttcaccgtTTTAGTAACATACTGATACTTTCTCGCCGTACCCTCCTCATCCGCCATTTAAAACTCCCTCAAAAGAGATAC belongs to Bemisia tabaci chromosome 6, PGI_BMITA_v3 and includes:
- the LOC109041967 gene encoding uncharacterized protein isoform X1, which encodes MIRDCWCDDIMNSSLALFISGGVSFGVIAALCSGIFYLVVVGLKNSSRLREILDLPSLEYPSSPAAVSTSKALTLVSVQPRKSCNRCYKAAPLRRKCFKCRMKVCRACSYKGFCSTCRIPRDENRKTGDWFYQRLQKEFNLKVAAIANNSDLDGEVREFMERLVETLVGGSLDDVSLTPLSDHPDYDGLCDRHQEILSLTLARLSFGLHMAIANKPLPELESPSTVTSELKTQVQKLTDEALTLPELLDEDFISKSSVNTVNLDGQTYEDILAKAIINKVVEKSQRGQGSPTDSKNNLAMTVSPNFIRKRNKLLSSDSSDMNGTSHYSWSDSAQSDPISLKVEEHIEEVTTRYSSDDEEKSDFDNFLSNLNFLKGQRAPCPELGCDIVDAGAASSSDDDWSENDSTDGLDIVNPVDSWEENWLFQRRRLAKNNSCHQPVPVPMLVPNPALEYRALIGDVDADEMSDLSECSDSVLEQLIDEPSYRSPNTQSAPPETDEIESTTSNFISIEQTVNITMNAKPTESSETTTGNSEKQHEVSEVMTKDSVPNESSNTKKATKLKNSAYSLSRSSHSSSESDDEDSPSGGDIVQAKNENVLLSQHDSEDESIDAEMQQRDSEYTVATVAQTHPVPDSKFGGLKNDVQSSTKSRDEDSSDEGPTPRPGTIAEREHKKWEKAVPLANNPYSKENIDKRLKSNFILSNRANCDTPLEFISEQTIHVGSNLPDMKRYSRDFYINTDEDQNEVSHLRKHFYGDLEKSIVHSDIDHLAFRAQHSTPHFTKNPMFDDSDLDSLPLRENRSSPSSKNVNSLESGYASSADSRTSNPESKNPMPERRISQETKTCEGSQQVSVRVEVDVWPAEKIIQHQSTTSPDDSPQVSPIIQTTVNMNKMNGCRQEKEFEVVEKPGVRISSWVDNEKKTDELDECHSLPSVKELAKHFSTGDKNEKNHTIVKPTPVVPAIPKMFEMKHNYPSKQIHSLTARSISREFREGLRCSHNVMRNNVLLPTKPLETSKEDSGHVSDDSGTASPTPTNMPKLHDNIAFWEQMTLNS
- the LOC109041967 gene encoding uncharacterized protein isoform X2; the protein is MIRDCWCDDIMNSSLALFISGGVSFGVIAALCSGIFYLVVVGLKNSRDENRKTGDWFYQRLQKEFNLKVAAIANNSDLDGEVREFMERLVETLVGGSLDDVSLTPLSDHPDYDGLCDRHQEILSLTLARLSFGLHMAIANKPLPELESPSTVTSELKTQVQKLTDEALTLPELLDEDFISKSSVNTVNLDGQTYEDILAKAIINKVVEKSQRGQGSPTDSKNNLAMTVSPNFIRKRNKLLSSDSSDMNGTSHYSWSDSAQSDPISLKVEEHIEEVTTRYSSDDEEKSDFDNFLSNLNFLKGQRAPCPELGCDIVDAGAASSSDDDWSENDSTDGLDIVNPVDSWEENWLFQRRRLAKNNSCHQPVPVPMLVPNPALEYRALIGDVDADEMSDLSECSDSVLEQLIDEPSYRSPNTQSAPPETDEIESTTSNFISIEQTVNITMNAKPTESSETTTGNSEKQHEVSEVMTKDSVPNESSNTKKATKLKNSAYSLSRSSHSSSESDDEDSPSGGDIVQAKNENVLLSQHDSEDESIDAEMQQRDSEYTVATVAQTHPVPDSKFGGLKNDVQSSTKSRDEDSSDEGPTPRPGTIAEREHKKWEKAVPLANNPYSKENIDKRLKSNFILSNRANCDTPLEFISEQTIHVGSNLPDMKRYSRDFYINTDEDQNEVSHLRKHFYGDLEKSIVHSDIDHLAFRAQHSTPHFTKNPMFDDSDLDSLPLRENRSSPSSKNVNSLESGYASSADSRTSNPESKNPMPERRISQETKTCEGSQQVSVRVEVDVWPAEKIIQHQSTTSPDDSPQVSPIIQTTVNMNKMNGCRQEKEFEVVEKPGVRISSWVDNEKKTDELDECHSLPSVKELAKHFSTGDKNEKNHTIVKPTPVVPAIPKMFEMKHNYPSKQIHSLTARSISREFREGLRCSHNVMRNNVLLPTKPLETSKEDSGHVSDDSGTASPTPTNMPKLHDNIAFWEQMTLNS